A single region of the Mycteria americana isolate JAX WOST 10 ecotype Jacksonville Zoo and Gardens chromosome 10, USCA_MyAme_1.0, whole genome shotgun sequence genome encodes:
- the KCNE5 gene encoding potassium voltage-gated channel subfamily E regulatory beta subunit 5, whose protein sequence is MNCTEPRRLQALLSALLRDLRRGGNASAPAAAAAGARAGAGGDASLYILLIMIFYGCLAGGLILAYTRSRKLESKHDPYHLYIERDWGRGGGGGGPGQAAEEGGPAEGQRLM, encoded by the coding sequence ATGAACTGCACCGAGCCGCGGCGGCTGCAGGCGCTGCTCAGCGCGCTGCTGCGGGACCTGCGCCGCGGCGGTAACGCCAgcgctcccgcggcggcggcggccggggcccgggccggggcgggcggcgacGCCTCGCTGTACATCCTGCTCATCATGATCTTCTACGGCTGCCTGGCCGGGGGGCTCATCCTGGCCTACACCCGCTCGCGGAAGCTGGAGTCCAAGCACGACCCCTACCACCTCTACATCGAGCGCGActggggccgcggcggcggcggcggcggcccgggacAGGCGGCCGAGGAGGGCGGCCCCGCCGAGGGGCAGCGGCTGATGTga